The proteins below come from a single Myxosarcina sp. GI1 genomic window:
- a CDS encoding cupin domain-containing protein encodes MSQSTKTTAKEHELAIPESLPQVGITATEIRPWGSFTTLEEGQGYKIKRIEVKPGHRLSLQMHHHRSEHWIVVSGTARVVCGGEEKILSSNQSTYVPQCTSHRLENPGVIDLVLIEVQNGQYLGEDDIIRFQDDYSRR; translated from the coding sequence ATGTCTCAATCTACCAAAACTACAGCTAAAGAACATGAGTTGGCAATTCCCGAATCTTTACCTCAAGTAGGAATTACAGCTACCGAAATTCGTCCTTGGGGTTCTTTTACTACCTTGGAGGAAGGTCAAGGTTATAAAATCAAACGTATAGAAGTCAAACCAGGACATCGTTTGAGTCTACAAATGCACCACCATCGCAGCGAACACTGGATAGTAGTTTCGGGTACTGCAAGAGTAGTTTGTGGCGGTGAAGAAAAAATTCTCAGCAGCAATCAGTCTACTTATGTACCTCAATGTACTTCTCATCGACTGGAAAATCCTGGGGTGATCGATTTGGTTTTAATTGAAGTTCAAAACGGTCAATATTTAGGAGAAGACGATATTATTCGTTTTCAAGACGATTACTCTCGTCGGTAA